In a genomic window of Methanosarcina horonobensis HB-1 = JCM 15518:
- a CDS encoding COG1361 S-layer family protein — MKGLKTSITFVVTFLLLVSSVFAAPASASTAGANLKVTIIETNPYPAKIGEYLDLTVQVENIGRDRAENVDIEIVPEYPFSLDSQKNAVQNIGSLAPEKFASKEFHLFVDKNAQKGVRSIDIRTRIDKNSPWSERTFDLRIGTETFDSKGTVELLEIVSSPEVFMPGDRGTITVTLKNTATTPTVTIDGKDYDTNARVQAAVLRTLSDEVIVLDAPYEEMGLLGPGDSIKLTFNVMASEDATEGTHNLELALEGNSFDYNSRKNIPLKVDSSNIKVIPSSLLKLVNGEATLKFDVANTHPNGFSSVSIKPEAEGVDFYPAEYFIGPLDPDELFTIEFDAVADSPSENKRGSSEPVNLSLSASYGNGINKHENLVTNLRIQQVEENKGGNSGLIIAGILLAALAAAGILIYRKKQGKNK; from the coding sequence ATGAAAGGACTGAAAACCTCAATTACTTTTGTTGTTACATTTCTGCTTTTAGTTTCATCTGTTTTTGCAGCACCTGCATCTGCGTCGACTGCAGGTGCTAACCTGAAAGTTACAATAATTGAAACAAACCCTTATCCTGCTAAAATAGGAGAGTATCTGGATCTTACAGTTCAGGTCGAAAATATCGGTAGAGACAGGGCAGAAAACGTTGATATTGAAATAGTTCCTGAGTACCCTTTTTCCCTTGATTCCCAGAAAAACGCCGTGCAGAATATCGGGTCCCTCGCTCCTGAAAAATTCGCATCCAAAGAGTTTCACCTTTTCGTGGATAAGAATGCTCAGAAGGGAGTCCGGTCAATTGACATTCGCACGCGGATTGATAAAAACAGCCCATGGAGTGAGAGAACTTTTGATTTAAGGATAGGTACTGAGACTTTTGACAGCAAAGGAACTGTCGAGCTTTTGGAAATTGTCTCATCTCCTGAAGTCTTTATGCCCGGAGACCGGGGTACAATCACAGTAACACTGAAAAATACCGCAACAACTCCTACTGTTACTATCGATGGAAAAGATTACGACACCAATGCAAGGGTCCAGGCCGCAGTTCTAAGAACACTTTCTGATGAAGTAATCGTCCTTGATGCTCCTTATGAAGAAATGGGACTTCTTGGTCCCGGGGACAGCATCAAACTGACATTCAACGTTATGGCTTCTGAAGATGCAACAGAGGGGACTCACAACCTTGAACTTGCACTTGAAGGCAATTCTTTTGATTATAACAGCCGGAAGAATATTCCCCTTAAAGTTGACTCCTCAAACATAAAAGTAATTCCTTCAAGTCTCCTCAAACTCGTAAACGGTGAAGCTACCCTCAAGTTTGATGTGGCAAACACTCATCCTAATGGTTTTAGCTCTGTTAGCATAAAGCCCGAAGCTGAAGGTGTAGACTTTTACCCGGCCGAATACTTCATCGGGCCTCTTGATCCTGATGAACTTTTCACAATAGAGTTTGATGCTGTAGCAGATTCGCCTTCGGAAAACAAAAGAGGGTCCTCGGAACCTGTAAATCTCAGCCTTTCTGCAAGTTACGGCAATGGCATTAACAAACACGAAAATCTGGTAACCAATCTCCGCATTCAGCAGGTTGAAGAAAACAAGGGAGGTAACTCAGGTCTGATCATAGCTGGCATCCTGCTTGCCGCCCTTGCTGCTGCCGGTATACTGATTTACAGAAAAAAACAGGGGAAAAACAAATAA
- a CDS encoding ATP-binding protein, whose amino-acid sequence MLIKNTDKYLELFSSIPQSPQLSAVYSNIEELTELLVAYFKQGIEQGEFCLWNVTDALEAERVKNELEKAGVDFENLLTSSQLEILTAGALSKNTPLSESTIKELIGGMNEKAFSEGFSGLRTNLDITGMEGSLKSDFDKLEKSLKEINQDGKRKLTCLCTFPLEELSGSKLLELVEEKGILVKRKGKWEYLVYTCNLNGQKELETTLLKAKKDAEATNRAKNSFIMNMSHELRTPLNSVIGFSDLLLEGAFGPMNTKQSKYVNNILISGKSLLEIINNLLDISRLEAGEKTLKYEDVDIASLIGEVRMSLLSPASVKKITVELKIDPSVGTVQADITKLRQILYNLVSNAIKFTPARGKVVISACKKEGVLEVKVSDNGIGLSKESHEKIFMPFTQADSSAARGYGGAGLGLFIVRNFVDLHGGKIYVNSEVGKGSTFTFTIPTKSENFSLREDENKKTGSSPKGKKSKKANSSTEAEN is encoded by the coding sequence ATTCTGATAAAAAATACTGATAAATATCTCGAACTTTTTTCAAGCATTCCACAGAGCCCCCAGCTCTCTGCCGTATATAGTAATATCGAAGAACTTACAGAGTTACTTGTTGCTTATTTTAAGCAGGGAATTGAGCAGGGAGAGTTCTGTCTCTGGAATGTCACGGATGCACTCGAAGCCGAAAGGGTAAAAAATGAACTTGAGAAAGCAGGAGTGGATTTCGAAAATCTCCTAACTTCATCTCAACTGGAGATTCTTACAGCCGGCGCACTTTCAAAAAACACCCCTCTATCAGAGTCAACAATAAAAGAACTCATTGGAGGGATGAATGAAAAAGCCTTTTCCGAAGGATTTTCCGGCTTAAGAACAAATCTCGATATTACTGGAATGGAAGGTTCCCTCAAGTCTGACTTTGATAAGTTAGAAAAAAGTCTTAAAGAAATTAACCAAGACGGCAAAAGAAAACTCACATGCCTCTGTACTTTCCCCCTTGAAGAGCTATCAGGCAGTAAACTTCTTGAACTGGTTGAGGAAAAGGGTATTCTCGTTAAAAGAAAAGGCAAATGGGAATATCTGGTGTACACATGCAACCTGAATGGGCAAAAAGAGCTTGAAACGACCCTTCTCAAAGCAAAAAAAGATGCTGAAGCTACAAACAGGGCAAAGAACAGCTTTATAATGAATATGAGCCACGAGCTCAGGACCCCTCTCAATTCAGTAATAGGCTTTTCGGATCTACTGCTGGAAGGAGCTTTCGGGCCCATGAATACAAAACAATCAAAATATGTCAACAATATCCTGATAAGCGGGAAAAGCCTGCTTGAGATTATCAATAATCTGCTTGACATATCGAGGCTTGAAGCCGGGGAAAAGACCCTCAAATATGAGGATGTAGATATTGCAAGCCTCATAGGAGAAGTGAGAATGAGCCTCCTTTCTCCCGCTTCGGTCAAGAAGATTACAGTCGAACTGAAGATAGATCCCTCCGTGGGAACCGTTCAGGCAGACATTACGAAACTCAGACAGATCCTTTATAACCTTGTCAGCAATGCCATAAAGTTTACTCCGGCGAGAGGAAAGGTCGTTATCAGTGCTTGCAAAAAGGAAGGAGTTCTCGAGGTAAAGGTTTCGGATAACGGAATAGGGCTTTCAAAAGAAAGCCATGAGAAAATATTTATGCCTTTTACACAGGCAGATTCTTCTGCAGCCCGTGGATATGGAGGAGCAGGCCTTGGGTTATTTATTGTAAGGAACTTTGTAGACCTTCACGGAGGGAAGATCTATGTGAACTCTGAGGTAGGAAAGGGAAGTACATTTACCTTTACCATTCCAACAAAATCGGAGAATTTCTCCCTCCGAGAAGATGAAAATAAAAAAACAGGCTCGTCTCCAAAAGGAAAAAAGTCGAAAAAAGCAAACTCATCAACCGAAGCTGAAAATTGA
- a CDS encoding ABC transporter ATP-binding protein yields the protein METKSFDHKVEESFNCELPGSSRSDNDSGGKNLPGAPVIEVINVKKSYTLGDMEVPILRDINLTVNEGEFLAIMGPSGSGKSTLMNLIGFLDRPTDGKIMIKGLDISELSDKEVARLRGLEIGFIFQTFNLIPRLTALENVELPTYANAREGVDTRKKAKELLNMVGLADRMHHKPGELSGGQSQRVAIARALINDPAILLADEPTGNLDSRTGCEILGMFTRLNKDGRTIVMITHDPEIAKYADRIVLVKDGIIQSNWSKLE from the coding sequence ATGGAGACTAAATCATTTGATCATAAGGTTGAAGAGTCTTTTAACTGCGAGTTGCCCGGTTCCAGTCGCTCGGACAATGATAGTGGAGGAAAAAATCTGCCCGGAGCTCCGGTAATTGAAGTTATCAATGTCAAAAAAAGTTATACTCTGGGAGATATGGAGGTCCCTATTCTTCGTGATATCAACCTGACAGTAAACGAAGGAGAATTTCTTGCTATAATGGGTCCTTCCGGGTCAGGAAAAAGCACACTTATGAACCTCATAGGTTTTCTTGACAGACCTACAGATGGGAAGATCATGATTAAAGGTCTTGATATCAGTGAACTGTCCGATAAGGAAGTTGCCAGGCTCAGAGGGCTTGAAATAGGTTTTATTTTCCAGACCTTTAACCTGATCCCAAGGCTTACTGCTCTTGAAAACGTTGAGCTGCCCACCTATGCCAATGCAAGAGAGGGCGTGGATACGCGCAAAAAGGCAAAAGAACTTCTTAACATGGTCGGACTTGCGGACCGCATGCACCATAAGCCAGGCGAACTTTCCGGAGGGCAATCTCAAAGAGTAGCTATTGCCAGAGCTCTTATCAATGACCCGGCAATCCTTCTTGCCGATGAGCCCACAGGAAACCTGGACTCCAGAACAGGCTGCGAAATCCTTGGAATGTTTACCAGGCTTAACAAGGATGGCAGGACTATTGTAATGATTACTCACGATCCTGAAATTGCGAAGTATGCTGATAGGATAGTGCTCGTAAAAGACGGGATAATCCAGAGCAATTGGAGTAAGTTAGAATAA